A region of the Caballeronia sp. TF1N1 genome:
ATTTGTCGATGAGCGCGGACGCGATAGCGTCGCTTTCGGCATCCGCGTCGCCCGCGTAGTCCGACGGGCGAAAGTGCATCTGGAACGCGCCGAAGACGCGGCGCGTTTTTTCGTCGAGGACACCGTCGGTGGCGACATCGTAGCCGTAACGTTTGAGCTTTTCCTGAAGCGCGCGGACATCCGTGGGCGCCTTCGGCGCACGGCCGGCGAGATGCGCGGCGACCGTGGCATCGTCGGGCCATGCGCCGATGCCCGCCTGGTAAAGCGTGTGCCACGGAAAAAGCGGACCGGGATCGATCTTGCGTTGCGGTGCGATATCGCTATGGCCGACGACGCGCGTCGGCGGAATGCGATAGCGCGTGACGATATCGCGCGACAGTTCGATGAGCGCGTCGATCTGCGCGCGCGGATAAGGTTGCCATCCGCGGCCGGACGGCGTGTCAATGGGCCCGAGATTCACGTTCTCGATCCCGATGGACGAAGCGTTGAGTTCCGTCGCGCCTTGCCAGTAACTCAGCCCGGCGTGCCACGCGCGCTGGTCTTCCGGCACGAGTTGATAGACGACCGGCTCGCCTCGTTCGATACGCGGGGCATCGGGGACGACGTAATGCACGCTCACTTGATCGCCGGTCAGGACCGAGAGAGACTTCGCTTCGTCGATCTCGGTGTAGTGCATGACGAGAAAGCGCACGCGGGAGTCGGCGCCTTTTGCGTGGTACTGAGTGTCGGCGAGGTAGGTGCCGCGGTCGATCATGGTGGTGGTGCAGGCGGTGAGCGCACAGGCGCAGATCAGGGCGGTCAGGCGGGACAACATTGGCACGCTACTTCTTCACACTTCTCTGCCGCACGGCCTCGAATAAACAAACCCCGCTCGCCACGGACACATTGAGACTTTCCACGGCGCCGGCCATCGGGATATTCATGATCTCGTCGCACGTCTCGCGCGTGAGACGGCGCATGCCTTCGCCTTCCGCGCCCACCACAATAGCCACCGGGCCGTCCAGCTTCGTTTCAAAGAGACTCGCTGACGCTTCGCCCGCCGTGCCGATCACCCACACGCCCGCATCCTTCAATTCGCGCAGCGCGCGCGCCAGATTCGTCACGGTGATGTACGGCA
Encoded here:
- a CDS encoding N-acetylmuramoyl-L-alanine amidase, with the protein product MLSRLTALICACALTACTTTMIDRGTYLADTQYHAKGADSRVRFLVMHYTEIDEAKSLSVLTGDQVSVHYVVPDAPRIERGEPVVYQLVPEDQRAWHAGLSYWQGATELNASSIGIENVNLGPIDTPSGRGWQPYPRAQIDALIELSRDIVTRYRIPPTRVVGHSDIAPQRKIDPGPLFPWHTLYQAGIGAWPDDATVAAHLAGRAPKAPTDVRALQEKLKRYGYDVATDGVLDEKTRRVFGAFQMHFRPSDYAGDADAESDAIASALIDKYLP